In one Arachis duranensis cultivar V14167 chromosome 9, aradu.V14167.gnm2.J7QH, whole genome shotgun sequence genomic region, the following are encoded:
- the LOC107464733 gene encoding secreted RxLR effector protein 161-like has translation MDYGAKLSKSDGELLSDSTPYQRIIEKLLYLSNTRPDISFAIGKLSQFLDCPTTEHLRAAHQILRYMKGSPAAGLFFSAKSDLNLTGFSDSDWVGCLDSRRSISAYCFYLGSSLVSWKSKKQLTVAASSFEVEYRALALATREVQWLSYVLQELGVPLQKATNIYCDSKSAVYIATNPIFHERTKHRSGLPHCLRQTTRRRD, from the coding sequence ATGGATTATGGTGCAAAGCTTAGTAAGAGTGATGGGGAGCTGCTGTCTGATTCTACTCCATACCAAAGAATCATTGAAAAGTTGCTCTATCTTTCGAACACTAGGCCGGATATAAGTTTCGCTATAGGGAAGTTGAGTCAATTTTTGGATTGTCCAACCACAGAGCATTTGCGAGCTGCTCATCAAATATTGAGGTACATGAAAGGATCCCCAGCTGCTGGCCTTTTCTTCTCAGCCAAATCAGACTTGAATCTCACAGGCTTCTCAGACTCGGACTGGGTAGGGTGTCTTGACTCTAGGAGGTCGATCTCAGCCTACTGCTTTTACCTTGGATCATCTCTTGTTAGTTGGAAGAGCAAGAAGCAACTTACAGTCGCTGCTTCCTCTTTCGAGGTAGAATATAGGGCGTTGGCGCTTGCAACTAGGGAGGTCCAATGGTTGAGTTATGTTCTTCAGGAACTTGGTGTACCACTTCAGAAGGCAACGAACATTTACTGTGATAGCAAGTCTGCTGTGTATATAGCCACTAATCCAATCTTCCATGAGCGGACAAAGCATCGAAGTGGATTGCCACATTGTCTGCGACAAACTACAAGAAGGCGTGACTAA
- the LOC107464753 gene encoding seed linoleate 9S-lipoxygenase isoform X2: MPKNVLDFNVISSIPNAGVSEAVGGFFGAATGIIGNTVDNVTSVFSQQISLKLISATKTDGKGNGKIGKETYVENHLPTLPTLGARQEAFDIHFDYDAEFGIPAAFYLRSYMQTEFFLVSVTLEDVPNHGTIHFVCNSWVYNFKNYKNDRIFFINNVFLPSETPAALLKYRKEELQNLRGDGTGERKEYDRIYDYDVYNDLGNPDRGEKYSRPILGGSSTYPYPRRVRTGRKPTKKDPKSETPPRETYVPRDENFGHLKSSDFLIYGIKSLSQNVLPLFESLIFDLDFTPNEFDSFDEVRELYEGGVKLPTDMLSKISPLPALKEIFRTDGEQTLKFPPPHVIRVSKSAWMTDEEFAREMLAGVNPCVIRRLQEFPPQSTLDATIYGDQNSKVSKQEMETNLDGLTVEQALNGNRLFILDYHDAFMPYLERINKIAKAYATRTFLFLSENGKLKPVAIELSLPHPSGDQYGAVSKVILPASEGVESTIWLLAKAHVIVNDSCYHQLMSHWLNTHAVIEPFAIATNRNLSVLHPISKLLHPHYRDTININGLARQALINAGGIIEQSFLPGPNSIEMSSAVYKNWVFTDQALPADLVKRGLAIQDPSSPYGLNLVIKDYPYAVDGLEIWDAIKTWVQDYVSLYYPSDEAVKKDSELQAWWKEAVERGHEDLKDKPWWPKMQSIEELIQCCSIIIWTASALHAAVNFGQYPYGGYILNRPTLSRRWIPEKGTKDYDEMVKNPQKAYLGTITPKYQTLVDLSVIEILSRHASDEVYLGQRENPNWTSDSRAIQAFNKFGSKLAEIEGKIKERNKDSSLSNRVGPVELPYTLLLPSSTEGLTFRGIPNSISI; the protein is encoded by the exons GAAAGGGAAATGGGAAAATTGGAAAGGAAACTTATGTAGAGAATCATCTTCCAACCTTACCCACATTGGGAGCAAGGCAAGAAGCATTCGATATTCATTTTGATTATGATGCCGAGTTTGGAATTCCAGCAGCATTTTATCTCAGAAGCTACATGCAAACTGAATTCTTCCTCGTTAGTGTTACTCTTGAAGACGTTCCAAACCATGGAACCATTCACTTTGTTTGCAACTCATGGGTCTACAacttcaaaaattacaaaaacgACCGCATCTTCTTTATCAACAAC GTGTTTTTACCCAGTGAAACACCTGCTGCACTATTGAAGTACAGAAAAGAAGAGTTGCAGAACTTAAGAGGAGATGGAACAGGGGAGCGCAAAGAATACGATAGGATTTACGATTATGATGTCTACAATGATTTAGGTAATCCAGATCGTGGTGAAAAGTATTCTCGCCCAATCCTTGGAGGCTCTTCCACTTATCCCTATCCTCGAAGAGTTAGAACTGGTAGAAAACCAACCAAAAAAG ATCCTAAAAGTGAGACTCCACCAAGGGAGACTTATGTTCCAAGAGACGAAAATTTTGGTCACTTGAAATCATCTGACTTCCTCATATATGGAATCAAATCTTTGTCTCAAAACGTGTTGCCTCTTTTCGAATCGTTGATCTTCGATTTAGACTTCACACCGAATGAGTTTGATAGCTTCGACGAAGTACGAGAACTCTACGAAGGAGGAGTCAAACTGCCCACAGATATGCTGAGTAAAATTAGTCCCTTGCCGGCGCTCAAAGAAATATTTCGGACTGATGGCGAACAAACACTCAAATTCCCACCACCTCATGTAATCAGAG TTAGCAAATCTGCATGGATGACTGATGAAGAATTTGCAAGAGAAATGCTTGCTGGTGTAAATCCTTGTGTGATTCGACGTCTTCAA GAGTTCCCACCCCAAAGCACACTAGATGCTACCATCTACGGTGACCAAAACAGTAAAGTTTCAAAACAAGAGATGGAGACTAACCTAGATGGGCTCACAGTGGAACAG GCACTTAATGGTAATAGATTATTCATATTGGATTACCATGATGCCTTCATGCCATATCTAGAAAGGATCAACAAAATTGCAAAGGCTTATGCTACCAGAACATTCCTTTTCTTGAGTGAGAATGGGAAATTGAAGCCAGTTGCCATTGAGTTAAGTTTGCCACATCCTAGTGGAGATCAATATGGTGCTGTTAGTAAAGTCATCTTGCCTGCTTCCGAAGGTGTTGAAAGCACAATTTGGCTATTGGCCAAGGCTCATGTAATTGTCAACGACTCGTGTTATCATCAACTCATGAGCCACTG GTTAAACACACACGCAGTTATTGAGCCATTTGCCATAGCAACAAATAGGAATCTTAGTGTGCTTCACCCCATTAGTAAACTCCTACACCCTCATTATCGTGACACCATCAACATCAACGGACTTGCTCGTCAAGCACTAATCAATGCAGGTGGCATCATAGAGCAATCATTTTTGCCTGGCCCCAATTCCATAGAGATGTCTTCAGCTGTTTACAAGAATTGGGTATTCACAGACCAAGCTTTACCAGCTGATCTTGTTAAGAG GGGATTGGCCATTCAAGATCCTTCTTCACCTTATGGCCTTAACCTAGTGATAAAGGATTACCCTTATGCAGTTGATGGACTAGAGATATGGGATGCAATCAAGACATGGGTCCAAGACTATGTTTCTTTGTACTACCCTTCAGATGAAGCAGTTAAGAAAGATTCAGAACTGCAAGCATGGTGGAAGGAAGCTGTAGAGAGGGGTCATGAAGACTTAAAAGACAAGCCATGGTGGCCAAAAATGCAAAGCATTGAAGAATTGATTCAATGCTGCTCTATCATTATATGGACGGCTTCGGCGCTTCATGCCGCCGTTAACTTTGGACAGTATCCATATGGAGGTTACATCCTTAACCGTCCAACTCTAAGTAGAAGATGGATCCCGGAGAAGGGAACTAAAGATTATGATGAGATGGTGAAGAATCCTCAAAAGGCTTATTTGGGAACAATCACACCTAAGTATCAGACCCTTGTTGATCTCTCAGTGATTGAGATTTTGTCAAGGCATGCCTCTGATGAAGTGTACCTTGGGCAGAGGGAGAATCCTAACTGGACAAGTGACTCAAGGGCAATCCAAGCTTTCAACAAGTTTGGGAGCAAGTTGGCAGAGATTGAGGGTAAGATTAAAGAAAGGAACAAGGATTCCAGTTTGAGCAATAGGGTTGGACCGGTTGAACTTCCCTATACTTTGCTTCTTCCTTCTAGCACTGAAGGCTTAACTTTCAGAGGTATCCCTAACAGTATCTCCatctga
- the LOC107464749 gene encoding linoleate 9S-lipoxygenase 1, translating to MFSIPGTGIFNNNQKIKGTVVLMSKNVLDFNAITSAGSSVSGAVSGIFGTVSDVAGSVVDGATSIFSRSIALKLISATKTDGQGNGKVGKETYLEKHLPTLPNLGAKQDAFDIHFDYDADFGIPAAFYIKNYMQVEFFLVSVTLEDIPNHGTVTFVCNSWVYNFKNYKKDRIFFANDVYLPSATPGALVKYRNEELENLRGDGTGERKEADRIYDYDVYNDLGNPDVDNSLARPVLGGSSEYPYPRRGRTGRRKTKKDPKSEAPSSSTYVPRDEIFGHLKSSDFLTYGIKSLAQNVLPRLQSVFGLNSEFDSFDDARSFFEGGIYLPTDIISDISPLPVLKEIFRTDGEQALKFPPPHVIQVSKSAWMTDEEFAREIIAGVNPNVIKRLEVFPPQSTLDPSIYGDQTSTITKESLETNLEGLTVDEALEGNKLFILDYHDAFMPYLRKINGLKTSKAYATRTILFLKNDGTLTPLAIELSVPHPGGDTFGAVSRVVLPAKEGAEGTIWLLAKAYVVVNDSCYHQLMSHWLNTHAAMEPFIIATYRHLSVLHPIHKLLEPHYRDTMNINGLARQSLINAGGIIEQSFLPGAFSVEMSSKVYKNWVFPDQALPADLIKRGLAVEDPSAPHGVRLVIEDYPYAVDGLEIWDAIKTWVQDYVSLYYASDNEVTKDTELQTWWKEAVEKGHEDLKDKPWWPKLQTLEDLVQSCSIIIWIGSALHAAVNFGQYPYGGFILNRPTISRKFLPELESEEYQELVTNPQKAYLRTITGKYEALVDISVIEILSRHASDEVYLGQRDNPNWTSDSKAIQAFKKFGNKLAEIEAKIEQRNKEPSFRNRIGPAHMPYSLLLPTSDEGLTFRGIPNSISI from the exons ATGTTTTCGATTCCAGGAACTGGTATATTCAACAATAACCAGAAGATCAAGGGTACCGTTGTGCTTATGAGCAAGAATGTTTTGGACTTTAATGCTATAACATCCGCCGGAAGCAGTGTTTCCGGCGCCGTCAGCGGAATCTTTGGCACTGTTAGTGAtgtggctggctcggttgtcgaTGGCGCCACCTCCATCTTCAGCCGTAGCATCGCCCTCAAGTTGATCAGTGCTACCAAGACTGATG GGCAAGGAAATGGGAAAGTTGGAAAGGAAACTTATTTGGAGAAACATCTTCCAACGTTGCCAAATTTGGGAGCCAAGCAAGATGCATTCGATATCCATTTTGACTATGATGCTGATTTCGGGATTCCGGCTGCATTCTACATCAAGAACTATATGCAAGTTGAGTTCTTCCTTGTTAGTGTGACTCTTGAAGACATCCCAAACCATGGAACCGTTACCTTTGTTTGCAACTCATGGGTCTACAacttcaaaaattacaaaaaggaCCGCATCTTCTTTGCTAATGAT GTTTATCTTCCAAGTGCAACCCCGGGTGCACTAGTGAAGTACAGAAATGAAGAACTGGAAAATTTAAGAGGAGATGGAACAGGAGAACGCAAGGAAGCAGATAGAATCTATGATTATGATGTCTACAATGATTTGGGTAACCCTGATGTGGATAACAGCCTTGCTCGCCCCGTTCTTGGAGGATCTTCCGAATATCCTTACCCTCGCAGGGGTAGAACTGGCAGACGCAAGACTAAAAAGG ATCCCAAGAGTGAGGCACCAAGCTCAAGTACTTATGTTCCAAGAGATGAAATCTTTGGTCACTTGAAGTCATCGGATTTCCTTACATATGGCATCAAATCTTTGGCTCAAAATGTTTTGCCAAGGCTCCAATCAGTGTTTGGTTTAAACAGTGAGTTTGATAGCTTCGACGATGCTCGTTCATTCTTTGAGGGTGGAATTTACCTCCCTACTGATATCATCAGCGATATCAGCCCCTTGCCAGTTCTTAAGGAAATCTTCCGTACAGATGGTGAACAAGCTCTCAAGTTCCCTCCACCTCATGTCATCCAAG TTAGTAAGTCTGCATGGATGACTGACGAAGAATTTGCCAGAGAGATTATTGCTGGAGTAAATCCCAATGTTATTAAACGCCTTGAG GTGTTTCCACCACAAAGCACACTGGATCCCTCAATTTATGGTGATCAGACGAGCACAATTACAAAAGAAAGCCTGGAGACTAACCTAGAAGGACTTACTGTTGATGAg GCGCTTGAAGGGAACAAATTATTCATCTTAGATTACCATGATGCATTCATGCCATACTTGAGGAAGATAAACGGGCTTAAGACTTCAAAGGCTTATGCAACAAGGACAATCCTGTTCTTGAAAAATGATGGAACATTGACACCATTGGCCATTGAATTAAGTGTGCCACACCCTGGCGGGGACACATTTGGTGCTGTTAGCAGAGTTGTCTTGCCTGCTAAAGAAGGTGCTGAAGGTACTATATGGCTTCTTGCCAAGGCTTATGTCGTCGTCAATGACTCATGTTATCATCAACTCATGAGCCACTG GTTGAATACTCATGCTGCAATGGAGCCATTTATCATTGCAACATACAGGCATCTTAGTGTGCTCCATCCTATCCACAAGCTTCTAGAACCTCACTACCGCGACACCATGAATATCAATGGACTTGCAAGACAATCTCTGATTAATGCAGGTGGTATTATTGAGCAATCATTCTTGCCTGGAGCATTTTCTGTGGAGATGTCTTCTAAAGTTTACAAGAATTGGGTTTTCCCTGACCAAGCTTTGCCTGCTGATCTTATTAAGAG GGGATTGGCAGTTGAGGATCCATCGGCTCCCCATGGCGTTCGCCTCGTGATCGAGGACTACCCTTATGCAGTGGATGGACTGGAGATATGGGATGCAATCAAGACATGGGTCCAAGACTATGTCTCCTTGTACTACGCTTCAGATAATGAAGTCACAAAAGACACTGAACTCCAAACATGGTGGAAGGAAGCTGTAGAGAAGGGTCATGAAGACCTGAAAGACAAGCCGTGGTGGCCAAAACTGCAAACTCTTGAAGACTTGGTTCAGTCATGCAGCATTATTATATGGATCGGTTCGGCCCTTCACGCAGCTGTTAACTTCGGCCAATATCCTTATGGCGGCTTCATCCTGAACCGGCCAACAATTAGCAGAAAATTCTTACCGGAACTCGAAAGCGAGGAGTATCAAGAATTGGTTACAAACCCTCAGAAAGCTTACTTGAGAACAATTACAGGGAAATATGAGGCCCTGGTGGACATTTCGGTTATTGAGATATTGTCAAGGCATGCTTCTGATGAGGTGTATCTTGGGCAGAGAGACAATCCAAACTGGACATCGGATTCGAAGGCGATACAAGCCTTCAAGAAATTTGGAAACAAGTTGGCAGAGATCGAGGCGAAGATCGAGCAGAGGAACAAAGAACCAAGCTTTAGAAACAGAATTGGACCTGCTCATATGCCTTACAGTCTTCTCCTTCCTACCAGTGATGAAGGCCTTACTTTCAGAGGAATTCCCAACAGTATCTCTATCTAA
- the LOC107464753 gene encoding seed linoleate 9S-lipoxygenase isoform X1, translating into MSFLFNKGQKIKGTVVLMPKNVLDFDTISSIPNGGVAGAFDGLLGTATDLLGHAVDDLTAIFSRQISLKLISATKTDGKGNGKIGKETYVENHLPTLPTLGARQEAFDIHFDYDAEFGIPAAFYLRSYMQTEFFLVSVTLEDVPNHGTIHFVCNSWVYNFKNYKNDRIFFINNVFLPSETPAALLKYRKEELQNLRGDGTGERKEYDRIYDYDVYNDLGNPDRGEKYSRPILGGSSTYPYPRRVRTGRKPTKKDPKSETPPRETYVPRDENFGHLKSSDFLIYGIKSLSQNVLPLFESLIFDLDFTPNEFDSFDEVRELYEGGVKLPTDMLSKISPLPALKEIFRTDGEQTLKFPPPHVIRVSKSAWMTDEEFAREMLAGVNPCVIRRLQEFPPQSTLDATIYGDQNSKVSKQEMETNLDGLTVEQALNGNRLFILDYHDAFMPYLERINKIAKAYATRTFLFLSENGKLKPVAIELSLPHPSGDQYGAVSKVILPASEGVESTIWLLAKAHVIVNDSCYHQLMSHWLNTHAVIEPFAIATNRNLSVLHPISKLLHPHYRDTININGLARQALINAGGIIEQSFLPGPNSIEMSSAVYKNWVFTDQALPADLVKRGLAIQDPSSPYGLNLVIKDYPYAVDGLEIWDAIKTWVQDYVSLYYPSDEAVKKDSELQAWWKEAVERGHEDLKDKPWWPKMQSIEELIQCCSIIIWTASALHAAVNFGQYPYGGYILNRPTLSRRWIPEKGTKDYDEMVKNPQKAYLGTITPKYQTLVDLSVIEILSRHASDEVYLGQRENPNWTSDSRAIQAFNKFGSKLAEIEGKIKERNKDSSLSNRVGPVELPYTLLLPSSTEGLTFRGIPNSISI; encoded by the exons ATGTCATTTCTCTTCAACAAGGGTCAAAAGATCAAGGGGACTGTGGTGTTGATGCCCAAGAATGTCTTGGACTTCGACACCATATCCTCCATCCCCAACGGTGGCGTTGCCGGGGCATTCGACGGCCTCCTCGGCACTGCCACTGACTTACTTGGCCATGCAGTTGATGATCTCACTGCCATCTTTAGCCGCCAAATTTCGCTTAAGTTGATCAGTGCTACCAAGACTGATG GAAAGGGAAATGGGAAAATTGGAAAGGAAACTTATGTAGAGAATCATCTTCCAACCTTACCCACATTGGGAGCAAGGCAAGAAGCATTCGATATTCATTTTGATTATGATGCCGAGTTTGGAATTCCAGCAGCATTTTATCTCAGAAGCTACATGCAAACTGAATTCTTCCTCGTTAGTGTTACTCTTGAAGACGTTCCAAACCATGGAACCATTCACTTTGTTTGCAACTCATGGGTCTACAacttcaaaaattacaaaaacgACCGCATCTTCTTTATCAACAAC GTGTTTTTACCCAGTGAAACACCTGCTGCACTATTGAAGTACAGAAAAGAAGAGTTGCAGAACTTAAGAGGAGATGGAACAGGGGAGCGCAAAGAATACGATAGGATTTACGATTATGATGTCTACAATGATTTAGGTAATCCAGATCGTGGTGAAAAGTATTCTCGCCCAATCCTTGGAGGCTCTTCCACTTATCCCTATCCTCGAAGAGTTAGAACTGGTAGAAAACCAACCAAAAAAG ATCCTAAAAGTGAGACTCCACCAAGGGAGACTTATGTTCCAAGAGACGAAAATTTTGGTCACTTGAAATCATCTGACTTCCTCATATATGGAATCAAATCTTTGTCTCAAAACGTGTTGCCTCTTTTCGAATCGTTGATCTTCGATTTAGACTTCACACCGAATGAGTTTGATAGCTTCGACGAAGTACGAGAACTCTACGAAGGAGGAGTCAAACTGCCCACAGATATGCTGAGTAAAATTAGTCCCTTGCCGGCGCTCAAAGAAATATTTCGGACTGATGGCGAACAAACACTCAAATTCCCACCACCTCATGTAATCAGAG TTAGCAAATCTGCATGGATGACTGATGAAGAATTTGCAAGAGAAATGCTTGCTGGTGTAAATCCTTGTGTGATTCGACGTCTTCAA GAGTTCCCACCCCAAAGCACACTAGATGCTACCATCTACGGTGACCAAAACAGTAAAGTTTCAAAACAAGAGATGGAGACTAACCTAGATGGGCTCACAGTGGAACAG GCACTTAATGGTAATAGATTATTCATATTGGATTACCATGATGCCTTCATGCCATATCTAGAAAGGATCAACAAAATTGCAAAGGCTTATGCTACCAGAACATTCCTTTTCTTGAGTGAGAATGGGAAATTGAAGCCAGTTGCCATTGAGTTAAGTTTGCCACATCCTAGTGGAGATCAATATGGTGCTGTTAGTAAAGTCATCTTGCCTGCTTCCGAAGGTGTTGAAAGCACAATTTGGCTATTGGCCAAGGCTCATGTAATTGTCAACGACTCGTGTTATCATCAACTCATGAGCCACTG GTTAAACACACACGCAGTTATTGAGCCATTTGCCATAGCAACAAATAGGAATCTTAGTGTGCTTCACCCCATTAGTAAACTCCTACACCCTCATTATCGTGACACCATCAACATCAACGGACTTGCTCGTCAAGCACTAATCAATGCAGGTGGCATCATAGAGCAATCATTTTTGCCTGGCCCCAATTCCATAGAGATGTCTTCAGCTGTTTACAAGAATTGGGTATTCACAGACCAAGCTTTACCAGCTGATCTTGTTAAGAG GGGATTGGCCATTCAAGATCCTTCTTCACCTTATGGCCTTAACCTAGTGATAAAGGATTACCCTTATGCAGTTGATGGACTAGAGATATGGGATGCAATCAAGACATGGGTCCAAGACTATGTTTCTTTGTACTACCCTTCAGATGAAGCAGTTAAGAAAGATTCAGAACTGCAAGCATGGTGGAAGGAAGCTGTAGAGAGGGGTCATGAAGACTTAAAAGACAAGCCATGGTGGCCAAAAATGCAAAGCATTGAAGAATTGATTCAATGCTGCTCTATCATTATATGGACGGCTTCGGCGCTTCATGCCGCCGTTAACTTTGGACAGTATCCATATGGAGGTTACATCCTTAACCGTCCAACTCTAAGTAGAAGATGGATCCCGGAGAAGGGAACTAAAGATTATGATGAGATGGTGAAGAATCCTCAAAAGGCTTATTTGGGAACAATCACACCTAAGTATCAGACCCTTGTTGATCTCTCAGTGATTGAGATTTTGTCAAGGCATGCCTCTGATGAAGTGTACCTTGGGCAGAGGGAGAATCCTAACTGGACAAGTGACTCAAGGGCAATCCAAGCTTTCAACAAGTTTGGGAGCAAGTTGGCAGAGATTGAGGGTAAGATTAAAGAAAGGAACAAGGATTCCAGTTTGAGCAATAGGGTTGGACCGGTTGAACTTCCCTATACTTTGCTTCTTCCTTCTAGCACTGAAGGCTTAACTTTCAGAGGTATCCCTAACAGTATCTCCatctga